A single genomic interval of Dysidea avara chromosome 8, odDysAvar1.4, whole genome shotgun sequence harbors:
- the LOC136263334 gene encoding uncharacterized protein, which produces MVSKLRKRRQNRQQQHIEKEDNNKHEDIDNQSEQSEADNVKSWEKRKQKVNLQRRLRYLSSPSQRRSKSDYYQSNKSPLKERMRQFYFANRELITEKRKEEYSKDPMLKRMKVQEAYASQPSPKRRRMREYYTLNPSPVKKRMRKSYSSNPSPVKKRVRKSYSSNPSPVKKRVRQSYNSNPSPVKKRVRKSYSSNPSPVKKRVRKSYSSNPSPVKKRMRKSYSSNPSPVKKRMRKSYSSNPSPVKKRMCKHYSSNPSPVKKRMRKSYSSNPSPVKKRMRKNYALHPSPVKQRLRNAYSSNPFAKRCKVRSAYQSYPKPVIKRILAKYHLNPFAVRCRALSTYHTNIDHSRCIRREKYAENPLPAKKRAAQRYERHRSEILHKAAERKYVSFIALGVCKKYNRIFKRKGNHRGTASEYVEKLVRTMGIRNRAANVVKAQLLVKCGMQQLSFFKHQFMKSFNRLKNNLEASLCKISNEVLMDSTSLLGINLHTSNTEAFFPQATYNHDAFNEDGSLKCEQFPGYTNTYNLAGKDVSTWECCYDPPWCKVEESEIIEDKLQSIYCKITECAPNTARRYIQHIDDCTNQLTKDELLQGHPLQCYTASPPCHSPMLYLRMLAPHFPDIRHVVQMLYEVRRHDRKIVDIEHALQHGDLEKLSEIADIAKSNRLRQFPIDNQPLSETQIYEQHKAAYEKFGERCLDFAKYPCISCDKLCYRRDCSHLGSLRILPNSCEWHALMDYNEHRPEHNDGLPEGFICKYCLNHFRQGKLPPRCILNGLQFGDIPQEILELNAFEKILIQRAKCFQTVNRMGTVAKRQLPASHKIQKVIGTTFHLPLPIEETLNRLPDPQQALPDHGELFILIRSLPSKSNVIWQDLVDVNKVYNALLKLKEINPLYALIQLPGAPEELDIGNRIDEGSYGEPLSTSGEAMVEEIAEHEEQSYYEQYTINPLHAPRENKKATALYQMLKVNEAPIDSRMKNLDMLCFPDLYPHGIGGQRCQREVPLSAAEYVKCILQSRDPRFRINQQLIFYLNNQTILRQIASGIYHKLKVIRPSERLTAARCLEMLSSEELEGNLTTIFARVRNTESFWTRHRNDLNCMAFHYGPPTWFITLNPGEWLWEDLCAYLKIVNPSFADMSIAEMIATDPVSSSRFIDNKYKAIYDFILSDSQPLGPVCALGANREYQGRGLQHSHAEAWVEGAPIIGESTEEEICKFVTKYVTCHIPDSTLSPTLYERVITFQQHKCNDYCLRSKKTNAGVKKVCRFGYPRPQRENFVLRNVVDAVAGRKSLKTNSRLYDLPRTANEMRINDYNPAMLLAWQGNMDIQFIGENSSVLNWYCTKYCTKPEKSHALQEFDDINKSTKSITSKLWNFAMKSISHRECGALEACDTLLGIPLFITDQNTTIRWVDVNMVRSRRLKEKSIIEGLEGESSDIFFPSWVDSHYPNRPEQLDNVCLYDFLAYYDLVQAEPIRLATYYPFKDGFLKKRTRPYLINHYKHNIDQEVEKYYYAILLLFKPWRNSETLIGSSESFQSEFENCQEQLPDAVNYHNRLQQMHKRDEIAREQIDKRRTEMEQEEDGTTEVHAPDPLLHTHTEAQDAMAEFEEVVANEDIVDVESMIESLNEDQRRVFDRVSTHLQAQHSSTISNHPQPLRMFVSGCGGTGKSFLIKTLKAWIHSSLEKHAAITAPTGIAAFNVNGLTIHRLLQLPVEHGKTPKYRSLSDEAIKIVRQKLQQLVLLIVDEVSMVSHVTLLFIHLRLTEIFNTGDINNGWFGCKNILVFGDLLQLPPVFEQPVYSTLTSATVHKHTDSPGGVDIWQPLFEYDELVINMRQRDNSQLTEMLGRVRLGKLTAKDIKTLNQRRLSFKSPSISGRMKEVVDELLKLPEDTVCLLPTRSMCTEINVEVLSRLPGEEYKLVAEDSVDCSRSILQKVKAKLTKYSEDCTQTAGLENIIRVKIGCKVMLRRNIDVSQGLVNGAIGTVQSIQRSIEKANKVESITIKFQNNQQHLLKRVSTKFEVFDRAFVIRSQFPITAASAITIHKSQGLTLKHVVTDIGNTVFSCGQAYVALSRVTSLDGLYLINFDPRSVKALDSAILEYNRLRLKHRPTLAQFSVTKQRPKKVDDIQWCTIPWTSAVQRPAAQAITLKRKGFVNKDGVSSYANSVMQCVLFSPVVRREILDGCDGAIKSMCRQYVSNADTTLDCTELRQELGSPFDGSTSQDALKFLILIMVTSFEVHLPMHHTVNVHTRCRHCGRKDVDTWTENVVELHFPESCTSIKFDDLMKFSLGWMESDSACKDCHGIEEVRKDIIKAGSVLVFRMNVCPIIKGKTFPRKTSVTAVSSSTFLIDGQKYKLMAAVSEVATSARPGYEYKAILSISGKWLHCSDLSTSVENWPRGSKGVYLLFYHAVSTVPPPKDAVGHSKKHVKAPESVKPPKPIKPHVKPTMIDLKAANSTTANNSASLESSSSVAGAATKTTDSAHVKNTTEFKTSRVGTANKATDFTVKNTKGHAGSKISGPGPSRAGVTARSFKSCVPFKNTDGVSCYANSVLQSLLQHGALRSAFIASRYRALQDLSNSYNYPSRTEVLSSRQVRRMLGAPFSVRRQQDASEFLINMCMYCRTIENCLNLVTRTSRRCTSCPYTSSSNQNDVSLLLTIPEGSSTNVTLSSMFAMMQSWVVLEGSHCTTCNDEGAVLESRQQLIQASDLIVVQLKLYIYRGGDVHKMKVSVDDVMHFTLMVEGTRYRVKNVICHHGPSATSGHYTSYHKQERGWILANDSQLTRVDSPNTDKDVYILFFAKD; this is translated from the coding sequence ATGGTGAGTAAACTTCGAAAACGTAGACAGAATAGACAACAGCAGCATATTGAGAAAGAGGACAATAATAAGCATGAAGACATCGACAATCAATCAGAACAAAGTGAAGCAGACAATGTAAAATCATGGGAGAAAAGGAAGCAAAAAGTTAATTTGCAAAGACGTTTAAGGTATCTGAGTTCTCCCAGCCAGCGAAGATCAAAGTCAGATTACTACCAGAGTAACAAGTCTCCATTAAAGGAACGTATGCGACAATTCTATTTTGCCAACAGAGAATTAATAACTGAAAAGCGTAAAGAAGAGTACTCTAAAGATCCTATGTTAAAGCGTATGAAAGTACAGGAAGCATATGCATCTCAACCCTCTCCTAAACGGAGAAGAATGCGTGAATATTACACTTTGAATCCCTCGCCTGTGAAGAAAAGGATGCGCAAAAGTTATAGTTCAAATCCCTCACCTGTGAAGAAAAGAGTGCGCAAAAGTTACAGTTCAAATCCCTCACCTGTGAAGAAAAGAGTGCGCCAAAGTTACAATTCAAATCCCTCACCTGTGAAGAAAAGAGTGCGCAAAAGTTACAGTTCAAATCCCTCACCTGTGAAGAAAAGAGTGCGCAAAAGTTACAGTTCAAATCCCTCACCTGTGAAGAAAAGGATGCGCAAAAGTTACAGTTCAAATCCCTCACCTGTGAAGAAAAGGATGCGCAAAAGTTACAGTTCAAATCCCTCACCTGTAAAGAAAAGGATGTGCAAACATTACAGTTCAAATCCTTCACCTGTGAAGAAAAGGATGCGCAAAAGTTACAGTTCAAATCCCTCACCTGTGAAGAAAAGGATGCGTAAAAATTATGCCTTGCATCCTTCACCAGTGAAGCAAAGGCTACGCAATGCTTATAGTAGTAACCCATTTGCTAAAAGATGTAAAGTGCGTAGTGCATATCAGAGCTACCCAAAGCCTGTTATCAAGAGAATATTGGCAAAGTACCACCTTAATCCATTTGCAGTGAGATGTCGGGCATTATCAACATATCATACTAACATTGATCATAGTCGATGCATCAGACGTGAGAAATACGCTGAAAATCCACTGCCAGCTAAGAAGAGAGCAGCACAGCGATATGAAAGGCACCGAAGTGAAATTTTGCACAAAGCAGCAGAGAGAAAATATGTTTCTTTTATTGCTCTAGGTGTGTGCAAAAAGTACAATCGTATTTTTAAGCGTAAAGGTAATCATCGTGGTACTGCGTCTGAGTATGTGGAAAAGCTAGTTCGAACAATGGGTATAAGGAACAGAGCAGCAAACGTGGTTAAGGCACAGTTGCTAGTTAAATGTGGTATGCAACAGCTTAGTTTCTTCAAACATCAATTTATGAAGTCTTTTAATAGACTAAAGAATAATTTAGAGGCCTCTCTTTGCAAGATATCCAATGAGGTCCTTATGGACTCTACATCACTCCTTGGTATCAATTTGCACACAAGTAATACTGAGGCATTTTTTCCTCAGGCCACCTACAATCACGATGCATTTAATGAAGATGGCAGTTTAAAGTGTGAGCAATTTCCAGGATACACAAACACGTACAACCTTGCAGGGAAGGATGTTTCAACATGGGAATGTTGTTATGACCCACCATGGTGCAAAGTGGAAGAATCAGAAATAATCGAGGATAAACTTCAGAGCATATATTGTAAGATAACTGAATGTGCACCTAATACTGCTCGCAGGTACATCCAGCATATAGACGATTGCACCAATCAGTTAACAAAAGACGAGCTACTTCAAGGTCATCCATTGCAGTGTTATACAGCATCTCCCCCTTGTCATTCTCCTATGTTGTACTTGCGTATGCTGGCACCTCATTTTCCAGACATTCGACATGTAGTGCAAATGTTGTATGAAGTCCGCAGGCATGATAGAAAGATTGTAGATATTGAACATGCCTTACAACACGGAGATCTGGAAAAACTGTCTGAGATTGCCGACATTGCTAAGAGCAATCGATTGAGACAGTTTCCAATAGACAACCAGCCATTGAGTGAAACTCAAATTTATGAACAACACAAGGCAGCTTATGAGAAGTTCGGTGAAAGGTGTCTGGATTTTGCAAAGTACCCTTGCATATCATGTGACAAGTTGTGCTACCGACGGGATTGTTCACACTTGGGTAGTCTACGCATTTTGCCCAACAGCTGTGAGTGGCATGCCTTGATGGATTATAATGAGCACAGACCAGAGCACAATGATGGACTGCCTGAAGGATTTATATGCAAATATTGCTTAAACCACTTTAGGCAAGGAAAATTACCACCAAGGTGCATACTCAATGGTCTGCAGTTTGGAGACATTCCACAAGAGATATTAGAACTAAATGCATTTGAAAAAATATTAATACAAAGAGCTAAATGTTTTCAAACTGTCAATAGAATGGGTACAGTTGCAAAAAGACAGTTGCCTGCCAGCCACAAAATTCAGAAGGTTATTGGCACTACGTTCCACTTGCCATTACCAATTGAAGAAACTTTAAACAGATTGCCTGACCCACAACAAGCTCTTCCAGATCATGGTGAACTTTTCATTTTAATACGAAGTTTACCTAGTAAATCTAATGTTATATGGCAGGACCTTGTAGATGTCAATAAAGTTTACAACGCCCTACTAAAGCTCAAGGAAATCAATCCCCTGTATGCTTTAATTCAGCTTCCTGGAGCTCCAGAAGAACTAGATATCGGTAACCGAATTGATGAAGGTTCTTATGGAGAACCACTTTCAACATCTGGAGAGGCTATGGTAGAAGAAATTGCTGAACATGAGGAGCAATCTTACTATGAGCAGTATACCATTAATCCATTGCATGCCCCAAGGGAAAACAAGAAGGCCACAGCACTATACCAAATGCTTAAAGTAAATGAAGCCCCTATTGATAGTCGTATGAAAAACTTGGATATGTTGTGTTTTCCAGATTTATACCCACATGGAATTGGTGGACAGAGGTGTCAACGAGAGGTGCCATTAAGCGCAGCAGAGTATGTGAAGTGCATTTTGCAATCACGTGATCCACGATTCAGGATTAACCAACAGTTGATCTTTTACTTGAATAATCAAACAATACTGCGACAAATAGCAAGTGGTATTTACCATAAGCTAAAGGTGATTAGGCCAAGTGAAAGGCTGACAGCTGCCCGCTGTCTAGAAATGTTGTCATCTGAAGAGCTAGAAGGAAACCTAACAACAATATTTGCACGTGTTAGAAATACTGAGTCATTTTGGACCAGACATCGAAATGATCTTAATTGTATGGCATTTCATTATGGTCCTCCTACATGGTTCATTACTTTAAACCCTGGTGAATGGTTATGGGAGGATCTTTGTGCTTATTTAAAAATTGTAAACCCCAGTTTTGCTGACATGTCTATAGCTGAGATGATTGCCACTGACCCAGTGTCCAGTAGTAGATTTATTGACAATAAATACAAGGCAATTTATGATTTCATTCTAAGTGACAGCCAGCCTTTGGGTCCTGTTTGTGCTCTTGGTGCAAACCGTGAATACCAAGGGAGAGGATTGCAACACAGTCATGCTGAGGCATGGGTAGAAGGAGCACCAATAATTGGTGAAAGCACAGAAGAGGAAATATGCAAATTTGTAACCAAGTATGTCACCTGTCACATCCCTGACAGTACACTCAGCCCAACACTATATGAACGAGTGATTACATTTCAGCAACATAAGTGCAATGATTATTGTTTACGCAGTAAGAAGACTAATGCAGGAGTAAAAAAGGTATGTAGGTTTGGCTATCCAAGGCCTCAGCGTGAAAATTTTGTGCTCCGAAATGTGGTAGATGCTGTTGCTGGAAGAAAATCCTTAAAGACTAATTCTCGTCTTTATGATCTACCACGCACTGCAAATGAAATGCGCATCAATGACTATAACCCAGCCATGCTACTCGCATGGCAGGGAAACATGGATATTCAATTTATTGGTGAGAATTCATCTGTTCTTAACTGGTATTGTACCAAGTACTGTACAAAACCAGAAAAAAGCCATGCCCTTCAAGAATTTGATGACATAAATAAATCTACCAAATCTATCACAAGTAAATTATGGAATTTTGCAATGAAATCCATATCACATCGAGAGTGTGGTGCTTTGGAAGCATGCGACACACTTCTTGGAATACCGCTCTTTATTACTGATCAAAATACCACAATCCGGTGGGTTGATGTTAATATGGTGCGTAGCAGGCGGTTGAAAGAAAAGTCCATCATAGAAGGACTGGAAGGTGAGTCATCTGACATATTTTTCCCTTCATGGGTAGACTCGCACTACCCCAACAGACCAGAGCAACTAGACAATGTGTGTCTTTATGATTTTTTAGCTTATTATGACTTGGTTCAAGCAGAACCAATTCGTTTAGCAACGTACTATCCTTTTAAAGATGGTTTTTTGAAAAAAAGAACAAGGCCTTACTTAATTAATCATTACAAACATAACATAGACCAGGAGGTAGAGAAGTATTATTATGCAATACTCCTTTTGTTCAAGCCTTGGCGAAATAGTGAAACTTTGATTGGTAGCAGTGAAAGTTTCCAAAGTGAGTTTGAAAATTGTCAGGAGCAGTTACCGGATGCTGTAAACTATCACAATCGACTACAGCAGATGCACAAACGAGATGAAATTGCCAGGGAACAGATTGACAAGCGACGAACTGAAATGGAGCAAGAGGAGGACGGCACTACAGAAGTTCATGCACCTGATCCACTACTGCACACACATACTGAAGCCCAGGATGCGATGGCTGAGTTCGAGGAAGTGGTGGCTAATGAAGACATCGTTGATGTGGAGTCCATGATTGAAAGTTTAAATGAAGATCAAAGAAGGGTGTTTGATAGGGTGAGCACTCATTTGCAAGCCCAGCATTCTTCAACAATATCAAATCATCCACAACCACTACGTATGTTTGTTAGTGGTTGTGGTGGTACAGGTAAAAGTTTCTTGATAAAAACTTTGAAAGCATGGATCCATTCCTCATTGGAAAAGCATGCTGCTATCACAGCACCTACAGGAATCGCTGCATTCAATGTGAATGGTCTAACGATTCATCGCTTACTACAGCTGCCTGTTGAACATGGCAAGACACCTAAGTATCGTTCACTATCAGATGAAGCCATTAAGATTGTCAGACAGAAGCTACAACAATTGGTGCTTTTAATTGTAGATGAAGTCTCGATGGTCAGCCATGTCACCCTACTGTTTATTCATCTAAGATTGACAGAAATATTTAACACAGGTGACATAAATAATGGTTGGTTTGGATGCAAGAATATTTTAGTATTTGGTGATTTGTTACAGCTACCACCAGTCTTTGAGCAGCCTGTGTATTCTACACTTACTAGTGCTACTGTTCACAAGCATACAGACTCTCCAGGTGGTGTGGACATATGGCAGCCGCTCTTTGAATATGATGAGCTAGTTATCAACATGCGCCAAAGAGATAATAGCCAGCTCACAGAAATGTTGGGAAGAGTTAGACTGGGAAAACTTACTGCAAAAGATATAAAAACTCTTAATCAGCGCAGGTTATCCTTTAAGAGTCCTTCAATTAGTGGGAGAATGAAAGAAGTTGTAGATGAGCTCCTAAAGCTTCCAGAAGACACTGTTTGCTTGCTACCTACTAGGAGCATGTGTACAGAAATCAATGTTGAAGTTTTAAGCCGTCTACCAGGTGAAGAGTACAAACTTGTAGCGGAAGACAGTGTGGACTGTTCACGATCCATTTTGCAGAAAGTAAAGGCAAAGTTGACCAAATACAGTGAAGACTGCACCCAAACTGCAGGATTAGAGAACATCATTCGTGTAAAGATTGGATGTAAAGTTATGTTGCGCCGTAATATTGATGTTTCTCAGGGTCTAGTTAATGGTGCTATTGGGACAGTGCAGTCCATCCAGCGTAGTATTGAAAAAGCCAACAAGGTAGAGTCAATAACCATTAAATTTCAAAATAATCAACAACATTTGTTAAAGAGAGTGAGTACAAAATTTGAAGTATTTGACAGAGCTTTTGTGATCAGATCACAATTTCCGATAACTGCTGCAAGTGCCATCACCATCCACAAGAGTCAAGGGCTTACGTTGAAGCATGTAGTAACAGATATAGGAAACACAGTGTTCAGCTGTGGTCAGGCGTATGTGGCTTTGTCTAGGGTAACATCACTTGATGGCCTATATTTGATAAATTTTGATCCTAGGTCTGTCAAGGCCTTGGATTCAGCAATACTTGAATACAACCGGTTGAGGCTAAAGCATCGTCCAACTCTAGCACAATTTTCTGTCACCAAACAAAGACCCAAAAAAGTAGATGATATTCAGTGGTGCACAATTCCATGGACATCTGCAGTTCAAAGACCAGCAGCACAAGCCATTACTTTAAAAAGGAAAGGATTTGTAAATAAAGATGGTGTATCCAGTTATGCAAACTCAGTAATGCAGTGTGTGCTATTTTCACCAGTTGTGCGTAGAGAGATCTTAGATGGATGTGATGGAGCTATTAAAAGTATGTGCAGACAGTATGTAAGCAATGCTGACACCACTTTGGATTGCACAGAATTACGTCAAGAGCTAGGCAGTCCATTTGATGGATCTACTTCTCAAGATGCTTTAAAGTTTCTAATATTGATAATGGTAACTTCTTTTGAAGTTCACTTGCCAATGCATCATACAGTCAATGTGCACACTAGATGTCGACATTGTGGTAGAAAAGATGTGGACACATGGACTGAAAATGTTGTAGAATTACATTTTCCAGAATCATGTACAAGTATAAAATTTGATGATCTAATGAAATTTTCTTTAGGGTGGATGGAATCTGATAGTGCATGCAAGGACTGCCATGGTATTGAAGAGGTTCGTAAGGACATTATCAAAGCAGGCAGTGTGCTAGTATTTAGAATGAATGTATGCCCAATAATTAAAGGTAAAACTTTTCCACGAAAGACTAGTGTCACTGCAGTATCAAGTAGTACATTTTTGATAGATGGTCAAAAGTACAAGTTAATGGCAGCAGTTAGTGAGGTGGCTACTTCAGCACGACCTGGGTATGAGTACAAGGCTATACTGTCAATAAGTGGAAAATGGCTACATTGCAGTGATCTTTCTACCAGTGTAGAGAATTGGCCACGTGGTTCAAAGGGTGTGTATTTGTTATTTTATCATGCTGTATCTACTGTACCACCTCCAAAAGATGCAGTCGGCCATAGTAAAAAGCATGTAAAGGCTCCAGAATCTGTGAAGCCACCTAAACCTATCAAGCCACATGTAAAGCCTACAATGATAGATTTGAAAGCAGCAAATAGCACCACTGCAAATAATAGTGCAAGTCTTGAATCCAGTTCTTCTGTAGCAGGTGCAGCAACCAAAACTACAGATTCTGCACATGTAAAGAATACTACTGAATTCAAAACCTCTAGAGTAGGCACAGCAAACAAAGCTACAGATTTTACTGTTAAGAACACCAAAGGACATGCCGGATCCAAAATCTCAGGACCAGGACCATCTAGAGCAGGTGTAACTGCTAGATCATTTAAAAGCTGTGTGCCTTTCAAAAATACAGATGGTGTATCCTGTTATGCCAATTCTGTATTACAGTCCCTCCTACAGCACGGTGCTCTTAGAAGTGCATTCATTGCCAGTAGATACAGAGCTCTACAAGATTTATCCAACTCATACAATTATCCATCAAGAACAGAAGTGCTTTCTAGTAGACAAGTACGCCGAATGCTAGGAGCGCCATTTTCTGTGCGAAGACAGCAAGATGCATCAGAATTTTTGAttaacatgtgtatgtattgtagAACAATAGAAAACTGCTTGAATCTGGTAACAAGAACTAGTAGACGATGTACCAGTTGTCCATATACTTCGTCCAGTAATCAaaatgatgtgtcactgcttcTTACCATTCCTGAGGGGTCATCAACTAATGTTACGTTGAGCAGTATGTTTGCAATGATGCAAAGTTGGGTAGTACTAGAGGGTTCACACTGTACCACTTGTAATGATGAAGGTGCTGTGTTAGAATCTAGGCAACAACTGATACAAGCTAGTGATCTTATTGTAGTGCAACTTAAACTGTACATCTACAGAGGAGGTGATGTGCACAAAATGAAAgtatcagttgatgatgtaaTGCATTTTACACTGATGGTGGAGGGTACACGATACAGAGTAAAAAATGTTATTTGCCATCATGGACCTAGTGCTACTTCAGGGCACTACACCTCCTATCATAAACAAGAGAGAGGCTGGATATTAGCAAATGACTCCCAATTGACTAGGGTTGATTCACCAAATACTGACAAAGATGTTTACATTCTCTTCTTTGCAAAAGATTGA
- the LOC136264749 gene encoding putative per-hexamer repeat protein 4 has translation VWMHACMHAWMHVCMYVCMYVCMYVCMYVCIYTHIACTCAHIHVCIQMHTHPHAFYLIPIRTSKLTLHLFSTAYVNVIELVPEVNPQVQRKLH, from the exons GTatggatgcatgcatgcatgcatgcatggatgcatgtatgtatgtatgtatgtatgtatgtatgtatgtatgtatgtatgtatgtatgtatatat acacacattgcatGCACGTGCGCACACATCCACGTATGCATACAAATGCACACGCATCCAC ATGCATTCTATTTAATACCCATTCGCACTAGCAAGTTGACCTTACACTTATTTAGTACCGCTTACGTCAATGTTATTGAGCTAGTCCCCGAAGTAAATCCTCAGGTCCAAAGAAAACTCCACTGA